From Desulfobacterales bacterium, the proteins below share one genomic window:
- the ndk gene encoding nucleoside-diphosphate kinase — MERTLSIIKPDGVQQGLIGEVIKRFEANNIRIVAMKMLQMDKEQAKGFYAVHKERPFFDSLTDFMSSGPIVVMVLEGEQVIEKNRTLMGATNYKEAAEGTIRRDFATDIEKNVVHGSDSPETAEFEINYFFNSFEICGK; from the coding sequence ATGGAGCGCACACTATCAATTATAAAGCCGGACGGGGTGCAGCAGGGGCTGATCGGCGAGGTCATCAAGCGGTTTGAGGCCAATAATATCCGAATTGTCGCCATGAAAATGCTTCAAATGGATAAGGAGCAGGCCAAGGGGTTTTATGCCGTCCATAAGGAGCGCCCGTTTTTTGACAGCCTGACCGATTTCATGTCCTCCGGCCCGATCGTGGTCATGGTCCTTGAAGGCGAGCAGGTAATCGAGAAAAACCGCACGTTAATGGGGGCCACCAATTACAAGGAAGCAGCTGAAGGGACCATCCGCCGGGATTTTGCCACGGATATCGAAAAAAACGTGGTGCACGGCTCCGATTCCCCGGAAACCGCGGAATTTGAAATCAACTATTTCTTTAACAGCTTTGAAATCTGCGGCAAATAA
- a CDS encoding DUF401 family protein, with translation MLQLTAPDMPILDHIPAIIRVCIVFAAILFAIRKKFSLGNAFLLGALLLSLLFTMPVLNLLAASGKAVIYPKTLSLALIVALILILSSSMEQTGQMQRMLDAFKGLLANPRLNLIVFPALIGLLPMPGGAVFSAPMVKQLGEDSNLSGSQLSFTNYWFRHIWEYWWPLYPGILLATVLADVNLALLVLIMSPLTVIAVSFGYTILKQAGADAPDAKPAGHRPAMPFWIELLPILIVIVPGLLMGLLISRLAPEIHVGKEIGLIISLFLAIGWVAHKNRQGILLLFKRSASRELLKMVYMILAILVFKEILEKSGAVEMISEELIMLKIPIFLIALVLPFLVGTITGITVAFVGSTFPILIPLIHSLDPGASLMPYIMLAMTCGFAGVLISPLHLCLILSNEYFKADMKAVYRLLWLPCLGLIMVSCLYFFGLQLFFGQ, from the coding sequence TTGCTTCAACTGACCGCACCGGACATGCCCATCCTTGATCACATCCCGGCGATTATCCGCGTCTGCATTGTTTTTGCGGCGATTCTTTTTGCCATCCGCAAAAAATTCTCCCTGGGAAACGCATTTCTGTTGGGCGCCCTGCTGTTAAGCCTTCTGTTTACCATGCCGGTGCTAAACCTGCTGGCTGCCTCAGGAAAAGCGGTGATCTATCCAAAAACCCTTTCATTGGCCCTGATCGTCGCCCTCATACTGATCTTAAGCAGCAGCATGGAACAAACCGGACAAATGCAGCGGATGCTGGATGCCTTCAAAGGCTTGCTCGCCAATCCCCGGCTAAACCTTATCGTGTTCCCCGCCCTGATCGGTCTGCTGCCCATGCCCGGCGGCGCGGTATTCTCGGCGCCAATGGTCAAACAACTCGGCGAGGACTCGAATTTATCCGGCAGCCAGTTGAGTTTTACCAATTACTGGTTCCGGCATATTTGGGAATACTGGTGGCCGCTCTATCCCGGGATTCTTCTGGCCACCGTATTGGCAGATGTCAATCTGGCCCTGTTGGTATTGATCATGTCTCCGCTAACCGTGATTGCCGTTTCCTTTGGCTACACGATCCTAAAACAGGCCGGTGCGGACGCCCCCGATGCCAAGCCCGCAGGCCATCGCCCGGCTATGCCGTTCTGGATCGAATTGCTGCCGATTCTTATTGTGATCGTTCCGGGGCTCTTGATGGGCCTGCTTATATCCCGGCTCGCTCCGGAAATCCACGTCGGAAAAGAGATTGGTCTGATCATTTCGCTTTTCCTTGCCATCGGATGGGTGGCGCATAAAAACCGCCAGGGCATTCTCCTGCTGTTTAAACGCTCAGCCAGCCGGGAGCTTTTGAAGATGGTGTATATGATACTCGCCATTCTTGTTTTCAAGGAGATCCTGGAAAAAAGCGGAGCGGTGGAAATGATCAGCGAGGAACTGATCATGTTAAAAATCCCCATTTTTTTGATCGCCCTTGTGCTGCCCTTTCTGGTGGGCACAATCACCGGGATCACTGTGGCGTTTGTGGGCAGCACGTTTCCGATTTTAATCCCCTTGATCCATTCCCTGGATCCCGGCGCCTCCCTGATGCCCTATATCATGCTGGCCATGACCTGCGGGTTTGCGGGCGTACTCATCTCCCCGCTGCATCTTTGCCTGATTCTCTCAAATGAATACTTTAAGGCGGATATGAAGGCCGTCTACCGGCTCCTCTGGCTGCCGTGCCTTGGCCTCATTATGGTGAGCTGTCTTTATTTTTTCGGGCTGCAGTTGTTTTTTGGACAATAG
- a CDS encoding four helix bundle protein yields MTLGHEKLDVYRLSIGYVAWVYEKADSLNGVHRPARDQWLRASQSIPLNIAEGNGKTAEADRRRYFEIARGSALECAAIQDVLVVGKALDKMESRNRKDELDRMAAMLSRLGGRGYQVREDQEVYSIDFDPDSDFDPDFDPDSEENESQP; encoded by the coding sequence ATGACCCTTGGACACGAAAAACTGGACGTCTATCGCCTTTCAATAGGCTACGTTGCATGGGTTTACGAGAAGGCCGACAGCCTGAACGGAGTCCATCGGCCCGCCCGGGATCAATGGCTTCGGGCCAGCCAGTCGATACCGCTCAATATCGCCGAAGGTAATGGCAAGACCGCGGAAGCCGACCGAAGGCGTTATTTCGAAATCGCTCGTGGCTCCGCGCTTGAGTGCGCGGCGATTCAAGATGTGCTGGTTGTCGGCAAGGCGCTGGACAAGATGGAAAGCCGGAACCGCAAGGATGAACTCGACCGTATGGCCGCGATGCTCAGCCGTCTCGGCGGAAGAGGATACCAAGTTCGAGAGGATCAGGAAGTCTACAGCATCGATTTCGATCCCGATAGCGATTTCGATCCCGATTTCGATCCCGATAGCGAAGAAAACGAATCCCAACCTTAG
- a CDS encoding HU family DNA-binding protein yields MNKKDLVNEVAKVVSTKKEAQAAVDCMLSTITDAMKKGDSVTLVGFGTFKPVKREARKGRNPQTGAPIDIKARKVPKFTPGKALKDAVS; encoded by the coding sequence GTGAACAAAAAAGATTTAGTCAACGAGGTGGCAAAAGTCGTCAGTACCAAGAAGGAAGCCCAGGCAGCCGTGGATTGCATGTTATCCACCATCACTGATGCCATGAAAAAAGGAGATTCCGTCACATTGGTCGGATTTGGGACATTCAAACCGGTAAAACGGGAGGCCAGAAAAGGCCGCAACCCGCAGACTGGCGCCCCCATCGACATCAAAGCCAGAAAAGTGCCCAAATTTACTCCCGGCAAGGCGCTCAAAGACGCCGTCAGTTAA